A stretch of the Bradyrhizobium arachidis genome encodes the following:
- the ispH gene encoding 4-hydroxy-3-methylbut-2-enyl diphosphate reductase codes for MEVYLAQPRGFCAGVVRAIEIVERALEKYGPPVYVRHEIVHNKYVVESLKNKGAIFVEDLSEVPPMAVTVFSAHGVARSVEEEAAARNLPVLNATCPLVTKVHNQGKRYMSKGRVLILIGHAGHPEVEGTMGQVPGPVLLVQNVEDVKALTLPEDAPAAYITQTTLSVDDTKDIIAALKARFTDIQGPDIRDICYATQNRQSAVRDLSKLVDLILVVGAANSSNSNRLREIGTEAGVASYLIADGSKLNPEWLKGVKTVGITAGASAPEVLVDDVIEALRRIGPVTVSVLPGREENIEFRLPAELAAS; via the coding sequence ATGGAAGTTTATCTAGCGCAGCCGCGCGGCTTTTGCGCCGGCGTGGTGCGTGCGATCGAGATCGTGGAACGGGCGCTGGAGAAGTACGGCCCGCCGGTCTACGTGCGCCACGAGATCGTGCACAACAAATACGTCGTCGAGAGCCTGAAGAACAAGGGCGCGATCTTCGTCGAGGACCTGTCCGAAGTGCCGCCGATGGCCGTGACCGTGTTCAGCGCCCATGGCGTGGCGCGCAGCGTCGAGGAAGAGGCCGCCGCGCGCAACCTGCCCGTACTGAATGCCACCTGCCCCCTGGTCACGAAAGTTCACAATCAGGGGAAGCGCTACATGTCGAAAGGCCGCGTCCTGATCCTGATCGGGCATGCCGGCCACCCCGAGGTCGAGGGCACCATGGGCCAGGTACCGGGCCCGGTGCTGCTGGTGCAGAACGTCGAGGACGTCAAGGCGTTAACGCTCCCGGAGGACGCCCCGGCGGCTTACATTACCCAGACCACGCTGTCCGTCGACGACACCAAGGACATTATTGCGGCCCTGAAGGCCCGTTTTACAGATATTCAAGGCCCGGACATCCGGGATATCTGCTATGCGACACAGAACCGCCAATCTGCGGTAAGGGATTTGAGCAAGCTGGTCGATCTGATTTTGGTGGTGGGCGCCGCCAATAGTTCGAATTCGAACCGGCTCCGCGAAATCGGCACTGAGGCCGGCGTCGCGAGCTATCTGATCGCCGATGGCAGCAAGCTCAATCCGGAGTGGTTGAAAGGCGTCAAGACCGTCGGCATCACGGCCGGCGCCTCGGCGCCTGAAGTTCTCGTGGATGACGTGATTGAGGCCCTGCGACGGATCGGACCGGTCA